One genomic region from Deltaproteobacteria bacterium encodes:
- a CDS encoding glycosyltransferase family 4 protein, whose protein sequence is MTVRYRPPLRDIGAERDIPAVAGAISGVRGFLVLFARVAIHFSRTFISYVSAFVARHTACAHHLVDELKSAGVEAEYLPVLNHIPVEEVPLPEEWSLLAYIGFHASSDTRDFYGWKTLCRLAEDSPDLRIDVVGRGADPKGLPPNLRFLGYVEDIRLVLRKVKGLLRINYHDGMPRMVFESLALGRYVICNMPIPAD, encoded by the coding sequence GTGACCGTCAGGTACCGTCCTCCTCTTCGGGATATCGGTGCGGAGCGTGACATTCCCGCCGTAGCGGGAGCAATAAGCGGTGTTCGGGGATTTTTGGTTTTGTTTGCACGGGTGGCCATACATTTTTCTCGAACATTCATATCTTATGTCTCCGCCTTTGTGGCCCGCCATACGGCGTGTGCCCACCATCTGGTTGATGAACTTAAATCCGCAGGTGTTGAAGCCGAATACCTACCGGTACTGAATCATATTCCGGTTGAAGAGGTCCCTCTTCCGGAGGAGTGGAGCCTGCTTGCGTATATCGGTTTTCATGCCAGCTCCGATACCCGGGACTTTTATGGTTGGAAGACCCTCTGCCGGTTGGCCGAAGATTCTCCGGATCTCAGGATCGATGTTGTCGGACGTGGTGCGGATCCGAAAGGGCTTCCTCCCAATCTCCGTTTTTTAGGTTATGTCGAAGATATCCGTCTTGTCCTGAGAAAGGTCAAGGGGCTGTTGCGCATTAATTATCATGACGGCATGCCCCGAATGGTTTTCGAGTCCCTGGCGCTTGGCCGTTACGTTATTTGTAATATGCCGATTCCCGCAGATTGA
- a CDS encoding tetratricopeptide repeat protein gives MIHLLISVAAGAVIFCLLYFFHVLAWGWALPIALVVMMGVNYLLGRRLSKAIAELMEGVGRDLKTGKMDRAIRTLEGGLKYGRYQFFVTSQLKAQIGVIHYIKKDFNTAFPFLKKAFARHWIAQGMLAAIYMRRKDKERMIKTFQRAVRYNPKEGLLWNLYAFCLLRTGDRAEAIQVLIKGSKKHPSDEQIRKNLIHLQNNKKMKMKSYGEMWIQFHLEKMPGNLGRRPSYPVSRRRRMARR, from the coding sequence ATGATCCATCTTCTGATCTCCGTCGCCGCAGGGGCGGTGATTTTCTGCCTGCTCTATTTCTTTCATGTTCTTGCCTGGGGATGGGCGCTGCCGATCGCCCTGGTCGTTATGATGGGAGTCAATTATCTCCTGGGACGCCGGCTCAGTAAAGCCATTGCCGAACTCATGGAGGGGGTCGGACGGGACCTGAAAACCGGGAAGATGGACCGGGCGATCCGAACCCTGGAAGGGGGATTGAAATACGGTCGTTACCAGTTCTTTGTCACCTCTCAGCTGAAAGCCCAGATCGGTGTTATTCATTACATCAAGAAAGACTTCAACACCGCCTTTCCCTTTCTGAAGAAGGCCTTTGCCCGGCACTGGATCGCCCAGGGAATGCTCGCCGCGATCTATATGCGGCGGAAAGACAAGGAACGAATGATCAAAACCTTCCAGCGGGCCGTACGATACAATCCCAAGGAGGGGCTTCTCTGGAATCTCTATGCCTTCTGCCTGCTTCGCACGGGAGACCGGGCCGAGGCGATCCAGGTCTTGATCAAGGGGTCGAAGAAGCACCCCAGCGATGAACAGATTCGGAAGAACCTGATTCATCTGCAAAACAATAAAAAGATGAAAATGAAAAGCTATGGCGAGATGTGGATCCAGTTTCACCTGGAGAAGATGCCCGGCAACCTGGGCCGGCGCCCCTCCTACCCCGTCTCCCGGAGACGGCGCATGGCTCGCCGTTGA
- the ptsP gene encoding phosphoenolpyruvate--protein phosphotransferase yields MKFKGMGVSPGIVIGKAYVLNREMVKAEVQSIPPDRVDEEIRRFDQALSISVEQLQSVKKQFSNRVGASHAYILESHILMLQDTLLIDGVRDVIRREEIAADGALKKVLDQFLTVFNGIEDDYLKERKSDMIHVGERILRNLSGREQHSLAGLNEDVIVVAHDLTPADTMQMDRKHVKGFVTDLGGKTSHTVIMARSLEIPAVVGMVHFTARVQTGDPLILNGNSGTVIVNPDSKTFNRYLEKQRRYIYFEKELQKLSPLPAETLDGHKIRLAANIETPEDVCGVLEHGADGVGLFRTEFLYLNRTELPGEEDQFQAYKSALEIIYPETVIIRTLDLGGDKLARHIPYPGESNPAMGLRAIRFCLEHPDIFRTQLRALARAGIYGNLKIMFPMISGLRELRMAKEIYYGVLEDLRREGVLFQEEIPLGVMIEVPSAAIAIDLIVNEVDFVSIGTNDLIQYSLAIDRVNEHVAYLYEPLHPAIIRMIKHVMTVAREANIPAAMCGEVAGDPLYAAALLGLGLQTFSMNPVAVPRVKRILRQVTLKDSRKLAREILNLATAREIEEWTKERMQSMFPDEPEWEEEAEE; encoded by the coding sequence ATGAAATTCAAAGGGATGGGGGTCTCGCCCGGGATCGTGATTGGGAAGGCCTATGTGCTGAACCGGGAAATGGTCAAGGCGGAAGTCCAGTCGATTCCACCGGACCGAGTGGACGAAGAGATCCGGCGGTTTGATCAGGCCCTTTCAATCTCGGTGGAACAGCTTCAGTCCGTAAAAAAACAGTTCAGCAACCGTGTCGGCGCTTCTCATGCCTATATTCTTGAAAGTCATATCCTGATGCTTCAGGACACTCTCCTGATCGACGGGGTCCGAGATGTGATCCGTCGGGAGGAGATCGCCGCGGATGGCGCCTTGAAAAAAGTTCTGGATCAGTTCCTGACGGTTTTTAACGGGATTGAAGACGATTATCTGAAGGAACGGAAATCCGACATGATCCATGTGGGGGAACGAATCCTGCGTAATCTCTCCGGCCGTGAGCAGCACAGTCTTGCCGGCCTGAACGAAGATGTGATTGTGGTGGCCCATGATCTGACGCCGGCGGATACCATGCAAATGGACCGGAAGCATGTCAAAGGGTTTGTAACCGATCTGGGAGGTAAAACGAGTCACACGGTGATTATGGCCCGCTCGCTGGAAATTCCGGCCGTGGTCGGCATGGTCCATTTTACGGCCCGGGTTCAAACCGGTGATCCCCTGATCTTAAACGGCAACAGCGGGACCGTGATCGTCAATCCGGACAGCAAAACCTTTAATCGGTATCTGGAAAAGCAGCGTCGCTATATCTATTTTGAAAAGGAACTGCAGAAGCTGTCCCCGTTGCCGGCGGAGACCCTGGATGGGCATAAAATCCGCCTGGCGGCGAATATTGAGACCCCCGAAGATGTTTGCGGAGTTTTGGAACACGGTGCCGACGGCGTGGGACTTTTCCGGACGGAATTTCTCTATCTCAACCGCACGGAACTTCCGGGCGAGGAAGACCAGTTCCAGGCCTACAAGAGTGCCCTGGAGATCATCTATCCGGAGACGGTGATCATTCGAACCCTGGACCTGGGCGGGGACAAACTGGCGCGGCACATTCCTTACCCCGGAGAGAGCAATCCTGCCATGGGATTACGTGCAATCCGTTTTTGCCTGGAACACCCGGACATCTTCAGGACACAGCTTCGTGCACTGGCACGGGCCGGAATTTACGGGAATCTGAAGATCATGTTCCCTATGATTTCAGGTCTCCGGGAACTGCGGATGGCCAAGGAGATCTACTACGGGGTATTGGAGGATCTTCGGAGAGAGGGGGTACTCTTTCAAGAGGAAATTCCCCTGGGCGTGATGATCGAGGTTCCATCCGCAGCGATTGCCATCGATCTGATCGTCAACGAGGTTGATTTCGTCAGCATCGGGACCAATGATCTGATCCAGTATTCCCTGGCCATTGACCGAGTCAACGAGCACGTCGCCTACCTTTATGAACCTTTGCATCCGGCGATTATCCGAATGATCAAGCATGTCATGACGGTTGCCCGGGAGGCAAATATTCCGGCGGCGATGTGCGGCGAGGTGGCCGGAGATCCTCTCTATGCAGCGGCTCTTTTAGGACTGGGGCTTCAGACCTTCAGTATGAACCCGGTTGCCGTTCCACGGGTCAAGCGTATCCTCCGGCAGGTGACCCTGAAGGATTCCCGAAAACTGGCCAGAGAGATTCTCAACCTCGCGACCGCCCGGGAGATTGAGGAGTGGACAAAAGAACGAATGCAGTCGATGTTCCCGGATGAGCCGGAATGGGAAGAGGAGGCCGAGGAGTAG
- a CDS encoding HPr family phosphocarrier protein — translation MKAANVTIQNKLGMHARSAAMFVQTANGFESEIVVIRGSTEVNGKSIMGIMMLAAAQGTELTVRVSGPDEAEALENLVRLVNEKFGEE, via the coding sequence TTGAAGGCGGCCAATGTAACGATTCAGAACAAGTTGGGGATGCACGCCCGTTCCGCTGCCATGTTCGTACAAACGGCCAACGGCTTTGAGTCGGAAATTGTTGTGATTCGGGGGAGCACCGAAGTGAACGGGAAAAGCATTATGGGCATCATGATGCTGGCTGCCGCCCAGGGGACGGAGTTGACGGTTCGGGTCTCCGGTCCGGATGAGGCGGAAGCGCTGGAGAACCTGGTCCGGCTGGTCAATGAGAAGTTTGGAGAAGAATAG
- a CDS encoding PTS system mannose/fructose/sorbose family transporter subunit IID, with the protein MKKRSLSFVQGTQLVVRSFFLQAAWNYENFQGIGFAYMLVPFLPRGVDDGEVSRRYLRYFNTNPYFAGMIAGGTLRLEMERAEGHVSVEQIDLFREDLTGALGALGDSFVWGTLRPLAGLSAVLTAMFSETMAPLFFLLFYNSVTLWLRVSGIVNGYGSGLNLLQYLKRLELQKKIYWMNALTLFAVGAFLPLWGIQALPMRSFAYFGLCGFLLVVIAGAWLGERRGVPLSVRVVFLFLLSLFLTHMGWITF; encoded by the coding sequence GTGAAGAAGAGATCGCTTTCTTTCGTGCAAGGGACCCAGCTGGTGGTACGGAGTTTCTTTCTGCAGGCGGCCTGGAACTATGAAAATTTTCAGGGGATCGGGTTTGCCTATATGCTGGTGCCTTTTCTGCCGAGAGGGGTAGACGATGGAGAAGTCTCCCGGCGTTATCTGCGATATTTTAACACCAATCCTTATTTTGCCGGGATGATTGCGGGAGGAACGCTCCGCCTTGAAATGGAACGGGCGGAGGGGCATGTCTCTGTGGAGCAGATAGATCTTTTCCGGGAGGATCTGACCGGTGCCCTCGGTGCTTTGGGGGATTCCTTCGTCTGGGGGACGCTGCGTCCGCTCGCCGGATTGTCGGCAGTTCTGACGGCGATGTTTTCGGAAACCATGGCGCCTCTTTTTTTTCTGTTGTTCTACAACAGCGTGACGCTCTGGTTGCGGGTGTCGGGCATCGTCAATGGTTATGGTTCCGGTCTGAATTTATTGCAATATCTGAAGCGCCTGGAACTTCAGAAGAAGATCTACTGGATGAATGCCCTGACATTATTTGCCGTGGGGGCCTTTCTTCCTCTCTGGGGGATACAGGCCTTGCCCATGCGGTCTTTTGCCTATTTTGGATTGTGTGGTTTTTTGCTCGTTGTGATCGCCGGTGCCTGGCTTGGGGAGCGAAGGGGGGTCCCCCTTTCGGTGCGGGTCGTTTTTCTCTTTTTGTTGTCCCTTTTTTTGACACACATGGGATGGATCACCTTTTAG
- a CDS encoding PTS sugar transporter subunit IIB yields MGIVLCRIDDRLIHGQVVEGWFHYVHPDLVVVADDAAAENAFQCSLMEMVVPYGVRTEVLPVREAVDRCLAGEFSSYRGILLFRHPRDVRKAISCGLPLKEVNLGGLHSMGKTQFLGQGINASQDDLMELQAILDSGIRVEVRTVPAEQSVNLKSLL; encoded by the coding sequence ATGGGTATCGTACTTTGTCGAATCGATGATCGTCTGATTCATGGGCAGGTGGTCGAAGGCTGGTTTCATTACGTTCATCCGGATCTGGTGGTGGTTGCCGACGATGCTGCGGCAGAAAACGCCTTTCAGTGCAGTCTCATGGAGATGGTGGTCCCCTACGGTGTGCGTACGGAGGTTCTGCCGGTGCGGGAGGCGGTTGATCGGTGCCTTGCCGGAGAATTTTCATCATATCGGGGGATCCTCCTTTTCCGTCATCCCCGGGATGTGAGGAAGGCGATCTCCTGCGGTCTTCCATTGAAGGAAGTCAATTTGGGTGGTCTCCATTCGATGGGGAAAACGCAGTTTCTGGGACAGGGCATCAATGCCTCCCAGGACGATCTGATGGAACTGCAGGCGATTCTCGATTCGGGGATCCGGGTGGAAGTGCGGACGGTTCCTGCGGAACAGTCGGTTAATCTGAAAAGCCTGCTCTGA
- the rapZ gene encoding RNase adapter RapZ, whose amino-acid sequence MKKQTLSLVIISGISGSGKSTTIGQFEDMGFFCVDNLPLDLIPKFLELCGQRGSEIDKVALVVDIREKRFLKRYREVLEAIRKRGVNYRILFLEASREVLIRRFNETRRKHPLAESSVREGLVLEREMLADVKESADIVIDTSDYSIHDLRNLLREHFETSLYHDNLSITLVAFGFKYGIAHDADMVLDVRFLPNPYFEEHLRSRTGRDPDVVRYVLEQSRTREYLKRLYDFLDYLIPQYVREGKSYLTLGIGCTGGRHRSVVITDAVRSHLEAGSCRVAVWYRDIERG is encoded by the coding sequence ATGAAGAAACAGACGCTTAGCCTGGTGATTATCAGTGGTATTTCGGGGTCCGGAAAGAGTACGACCATCGGACAGTTCGAAGATATGGGGTTTTTCTGTGTCGACAATCTGCCCCTGGATCTGATTCCGAAATTTCTGGAATTGTGTGGACAACGGGGCAGCGAGATCGACAAGGTTGCTCTGGTCGTTGATATCCGGGAGAAACGTTTTCTTAAGCGGTACCGTGAGGTGTTGGAGGCCATCCGGAAGCGGGGCGTGAACTATCGTATCCTTTTTTTAGAGGCCTCCCGGGAGGTGTTGATCCGGCGGTTCAATGAAACACGGAGGAAACATCCCCTGGCGGAATCTTCGGTCCGGGAGGGGCTGGTTCTGGAACGGGAGATGCTGGCCGACGTCAAGGAAAGTGCCGATATCGTAATCGATACGTCGGACTATTCGATTCATGATCTGCGCAACCTCCTGCGGGAACATTTTGAGACCTCGTTGTATCATGACAATCTGTCGATTACGCTGGTCGCCTTCGGTTTTAAATACGGGATTGCACACGACGCGGATATGGTGCTCGATGTCCGGTTTTTGCCGAACCCCTACTTTGAAGAACATCTGCGCAGCCGAACCGGCCGGGACCCCGACGTGGTCCGTTATGTCCTGGAGCAGAGCCGGACCCGGGAATATCTGAAGCGGCTCTATGATTTTCTCGATTACCTGATTCCGCAGTATGTGCGGGAAGGGAAATCCTACCTGACCCTGGGAATCGGCTGTACCGGCGGGCGGCACCGTTCGGTGGTGATTACGGATGCCGTCCGGTCCCATCTGGAAGCAGGTTCCTGTCGGGTTGCCGTATGGTACAGGGATATTGAACGCGGCTAA
- the hprK gene encoding HPr(Ser) kinase/phosphatase, with product MRSDHEGFKCEISVEDLFEANRSKLDLEWIAGREGKRNPIRKPRIQKSSMALTGYTAHIDTAKIQIIGETEISYLFRLSPADRKENLLKFSQSPLPCCIVTKGLEIPEELVAVCEDRNIPLLLTPHFSSHCIQQVTSYLEKALARHLTRPGVLVDVYGVGILILGKSGIGKSECALDLIDRGHRLVADDAVTIWKNGPETLMGKSPEMTRRHMEIRGLGVINIKDLYGVSSIQHEKEIELVVELMEWAPGDNVERLGLDERAYRIMDVPKPFLQMPVRPGRNMALIIEVAARNHLLKSAGHFSARRFEERLMKRISRQHEETDA from the coding sequence ATGCGTTCCGATCATGAAGGATTCAAATGTGAGATTTCGGTGGAGGATCTCTTTGAGGCCAACCGATCCAAGCTGGATCTGGAGTGGATCGCCGGCAGAGAAGGGAAGCGAAACCCGATCCGGAAGCCCCGTATCCAGAAGTCGAGTATGGCCCTGACGGGCTATACGGCGCATATCGATACCGCCAAGATCCAGATTATCGGGGAGACGGAGATCTCCTACCTCTTCAGGCTTTCACCCGCCGACCGCAAAGAGAACCTGCTCAAGTTCAGTCAATCCCCGCTCCCCTGTTGTATCGTGACCAAGGGATTGGAAATTCCGGAAGAACTGGTTGCGGTCTGCGAGGACCGAAATATTCCTCTGCTCCTGACCCCCCATTTCAGCTCGCATTGTATTCAACAGGTGACTTCGTACCTGGAGAAGGCCCTGGCGCGGCACCTGACAAGACCGGGGGTCCTGGTCGATGTTTACGGTGTCGGTATTTTGATCCTCGGCAAGAGCGGGATCGGCAAGAGTGAGTGTGCCCTTGACCTGATCGACCGGGGACATCGCCTGGTTGCGGATGATGCCGTAACCATCTGGAAGAACGGACCGGAAACCCTGATGGGGAAAAGCCCGGAGATGACCCGGCGGCACATGGAAATCCGGGGCCTCGGGGTGATTAACATCAAGGACCTCTATGGGGTTTCGTCCATACAGCATGAAAAGGAAATCGAGTTGGTGGTGGAACTGATGGAGTGGGCCCCCGGAGACAATGTCGAACGACTGGGGCTCGATGAGCGGGCCTACAGGATTATGGATGTCCCGAAACCTTTTTTGCAGATGCCGGTCCGGCCCGGACGAAACATGGCGTTGATCATAGAAGTGGCGGCCCGGAACCATCTTCTGAAATCGGCCGGTCATTTCTCCGCCCGCCGTTTTGAAGAACGGCTGATGAAGAGGATTTCCCGTCAGCATGAAGAAACAGACGCTTAG
- a CDS encoding PTS sugar transporter subunit IIA, with amino-acid sequence MRLTDILDLELVLPDLQGENKREVLNEFAALLDSREKIRDQNGFLEVILAREALGSTGIGEGIAIPHGKLKNMDRLVLACGISHKGVDFDAMDGKPVHIFFVLIAPEDSPGDHLKALARISRVLKNREFRDRLLEAGSAKELYQLICEEDEKYGS; translated from the coding sequence ATGAGACTGACGGATATTCTGGATCTGGAACTGGTCCTGCCCGATCTTCAGGGAGAAAATAAACGAGAGGTTTTAAACGAATTTGCCGCCTTGCTTGATTCCCGGGAAAAAATCCGGGATCAAAACGGTTTTTTAGAGGTGATCCTGGCACGGGAAGCTCTGGGGAGTACCGGAATCGGCGAAGGGATTGCCATTCCCCACGGCAAATTGAAAAACATGGACCGTCTGGTTCTGGCTTGCGGCATCTCTCACAAGGGGGTAGACTTTGATGCCATGGACGGGAAACCGGTTCATATTTTTTTCGTCCTTATTGCCCCGGAAGATTCACCGGGAGACCACTTGAAGGCCTTGGCGCGAATTTCCCGTGTCTTGAAAAACAGGGAGTTTCGGGATCGCCTTCTGGAGGCCGGCTCCGCCAAGGAACTTTATCAATTGATCTGCGAGGAAGATGAGAAATACGGATCCTAA
- the raiA gene encoding ribosome-associated translation inhibitor RaiA has protein sequence MQLNITARHMELTDGLRSHIEKELKKLQRHFHKEAEVQVTLCVEKYRHIAEVSCNVGGHLLQSKEETKDMYQSVDRSIESVGKQFKRFKSKHWDGKGKSGLPDEALIQDPAAGAEGEELEQGFNPSKPRIIRSRKYAVKPMSVDEAALQMDLLDKDFIVYTDSTSEEVNVLYRRKDGNLGLIEPVYE, from the coding sequence ATGCAATTGAACATTACTGCAAGACATATGGAGTTGACCGACGGCCTGCGATCGCATATTGAGAAGGAATTAAAAAAACTGCAACGTCATTTTCACAAAGAAGCGGAAGTCCAGGTAACTCTCTGTGTGGAAAAATATCGACACATTGCGGAGGTTTCCTGTAATGTGGGAGGTCATCTGCTGCAGTCCAAGGAAGAAACCAAAGATATGTACCAGTCGGTGGATCGTTCGATCGAGAGCGTTGGGAAACAGTTTAAACGCTTCAAATCAAAGCATTGGGACGGAAAAGGGAAGAGCGGGCTGCCGGATGAGGCCTTGATTCAGGATCCGGCCGCAGGAGCGGAAGGGGAAGAGCTGGAACAAGGTTTTAATCCTTCCAAACCCCGGATCATTCGGTCACGGAAATATGCCGTGAAACCGATGTCCGTGGATGAAGCGGCGCTGCAGATGGATCTGCTGGATAAGGATTTTATTGTTTATACGGACTCAACGTCGGAAGAGGTTAATGTGCTCTATCGCAGGAAGGATGGGAATCTCGGGTTGATTGAACCGGTGTACGAGTAA
- the rpoN gene encoding RNA polymerase factor sigma-54, with protein MQLDTRLNLKLTQKLVMTPQLQQAIKLLQLSKLELIQSIHQELVENPVLEEEAQELTEEEKGATLNKESEEDGKPERKEEDFDWQHYLKDSMGSGYEAYEPYSDNGETPSYENTLSRKPSLSEHLLWQLNLSHISDEEKMIAENIIGNLDGDGYLRVSETELETMTGAEAETIARALDLVQSLDPVGVGARDLQECLLLQVRQLDADLPLVEAMIKDYLPWLQKKDYAAIARKLEVTLEDVDTASRVIENLEPKPGRSFGGEDPVYIIPDIYVVRDENDFLILLNDDGLPRLRVSSFYRRMLKNKNQMNRSTAEYVEGKFKSALWLIRSIEQRQKTIYRTMESILKFQRDFFEKGPSRLKPMVLRDVAEDINMHESTISRVTTNKYVHTPHGIFELKYFFCSGLRTEDGTVSSISVQEQIRKIIMEEDRKKPLSDQKIVEILQKQGIDIARRTVTKYRIEQNILSTTERRRMIR; from the coding sequence ATGCAATTAGACACGAGACTCAACCTGAAACTGACTCAGAAGCTGGTGATGACCCCCCAACTTCAGCAGGCGATCAAGCTCCTCCAGCTCTCGAAATTGGAATTGATCCAGAGTATCCATCAGGAACTGGTGGAAAACCCGGTCCTGGAAGAAGAAGCACAGGAATTAACGGAAGAGGAAAAAGGGGCCACGCTCAACAAAGAATCGGAAGAGGACGGTAAACCGGAGCGAAAAGAGGAAGATTTTGACTGGCAGCACTACCTGAAGGATTCCATGGGGTCCGGTTACGAGGCCTATGAGCCCTATTCCGACAATGGTGAGACCCCTTCCTACGAGAATACCCTTTCCCGTAAACCCAGTTTGAGTGAGCACCTTCTTTGGCAATTGAACCTCTCCCACATAAGCGATGAAGAGAAGATGATCGCGGAAAACATCATCGGTAATCTGGATGGGGACGGCTATCTGCGCGTGAGCGAGACGGAGTTGGAGACGATGACGGGGGCGGAAGCGGAGACCATTGCACGGGCGCTGGACCTTGTCCAGAGTCTGGATCCCGTCGGTGTAGGTGCCAGAGATCTACAGGAGTGTCTACTTCTTCAGGTCCGGCAACTGGATGCCGATCTGCCGCTGGTGGAAGCCATGATCAAGGATTATCTTCCATGGTTGCAGAAAAAGGATTATGCCGCCATTGCCCGAAAACTGGAGGTAACGCTGGAGGATGTCGACACGGCATCCCGGGTCATTGAGAACCTTGAACCCAAACCGGGCCGCTCGTTCGGCGGGGAGGACCCGGTCTATATTATCCCGGACATTTATGTGGTCCGCGATGAAAATGATTTTCTCATTCTCCTGAACGATGATGGCTTGCCGCGCCTCAGAGTCTCTTCCTTTTATCGTCGGATGTTGAAAAATAAGAACCAGATGAATCGGTCCACGGCGGAATATGTAGAGGGGAAGTTCAAGTCCGCCCTCTGGTTGATTCGGAGTATTGAACAGCGGCAGAAGACCATCTACCGGACCATGGAAAGCATCCTGAAATTTCAGCGGGATTTTTTTGAGAAGGGACCTTCGCGTTTGAAGCCGATGGTGCTGCGGGATGTAGCGGAGGACATCAATATGCATGAGTCCACGATCAGCCGGGTGACGACCAACAAATATGTCCATACGCCCCACGGGATCTTCGAGCTGAAATATTTCTTTTGCAGCGGCCTTCGTACGGAGGATGGGACGGTTTCGTCGATCAGTGTTCAGGAACAGATTCGCAAGATTATCATGGAGGAAGATCGGAAGAAACCGCTCAGTGACCAGAAGATTGTTGAGATTCTTCAAAAGCAGGGGATAGATATTGCCCGGAGAACGGTCACGAAATATCGTATCGAGCAGAATATTCTTTCCACAACGGAAAGAAGAAGAATGATCCGGTAA
- the lptB gene encoding LPS export ABC transporter ATP-binding protein, whose translation MHAVGNPAGPVLLAEGLLKRYHGSEAVRDVNLTIAPGEIVGLLGPNGAGKTTTFYMMVGLIRSDRGRVFLGEEEITRYPMVQRARKGISYLPQEASIFQKLTVEQNLKAILENMHLSTGEKKDRLESLLRDFGIAHLRKQKGFTLSGGERRRVEIARALVISPSFILLDEPFAGIDPIAVGEIEEMIKRLKEKGIGLLITDHNAREMLKIADRLYIMIKGEIQVSGPPEKVTKDPVVRNQYLGKNFEIA comes from the coding sequence ATGCATGCCGTCGGGAACCCTGCCGGTCCGGTGCTGCTTGCCGAAGGGTTGCTCAAGCGTTATCATGGAAGCGAGGCCGTCCGGGATGTAAATCTTACGATCGCTCCCGGTGAGATCGTCGGCCTTCTCGGGCCGAACGGGGCCGGGAAAACGACCACCTTCTACATGATGGTGGGGCTGATTCGTTCGGACCGGGGACGAGTCTTTCTGGGGGAGGAAGAGATTACCCGGTATCCGATGGTGCAGCGTGCCCGAAAAGGGATCAGTTACCTTCCGCAGGAGGCGTCGATCTTTCAGAAGTTGACGGTAGAGCAGAATCTGAAGGCGATCCTGGAGAACATGCATCTTTCGACCGGTGAGAAAAAGGACCGTCTGGAATCTTTGCTGCGTGATTTCGGGATTGCCCACCTTCGGAAACAGAAGGGGTTTACCTTGTCGGGCGGGGAGCGGAGAAGGGTGGAGATTGCCCGGGCCCTGGTGATTTCTCCCTCCTTCATCCTCCTCGACGAGCCCTTTGCCGGGATTGACCCCATTGCTGTGGGAGAGATCGAAGAGATGATTAAACGATTGAAAGAAAAAGGGATTGGCCTTCTGATTACGGACCATAATGCGAGAGAAATGTTGAAAATTGCCGACAGGTTGTATATAATGATCAAAGGTGAAATTCAGGTAAGTGGCCCTCCCGAAAAAGTAACGAAAGATCCGGTGGTACGGAATCAGTACCTTGGAAAAAACTTTGAAATTGCTTGA
- the lptC gene encoding LPS export ABC transporter periplasmic protein LptC, with protein MPVIAVKKTKYSLFLLVAILFLLILFFRMIPGKGREKGVEGFRQRVEKRAEVSFRKFHFTEREQGERKWEIRADRAERFLKDSRVHMDQVKIEVLLEKGDVLRMAGRKGDYWEKKQRVVLRGDVTVQSDSGYTLYAKQLVWEAGKGLLSSDQPVRLKTACDQVRGDRIRYWPDRKKLEVEGHVRMVILPGPGSGKEWQG; from the coding sequence ATGCCTGTTATTGCAGTGAAAAAGACAAAATACTCTCTTTTTCTTCTGGTAGCGATCCTCTTTCTTCTCATCCTGTTTTTCCGGATGATTCCCGGGAAAGGCCGGGAAAAGGGTGTAGAAGGATTCCGGCAACGGGTTGAAAAGCGGGCGGAGGTCTCCTTTCGAAAATTTCATTTTACCGAGCGGGAACAAGGGGAGCGGAAGTGGGAGATTCGGGCGGACCGGGCGGAGCGGTTCCTGAAGGATTCCCGGGTCCATATGGACCAGGTGAAAATCGAGGTGTTGCTGGAGAAGGGAGATGTGCTGCGCATGGCGGGACGCAAAGGGGACTATTGGGAGAAAAAACAGCGTGTTGTTTTACGCGGTGATGTTACGGTGCAAAGCGATTCCGGGTATACTCTTTATGCCAAGCAACTGGTCTGGGAGGCGGGGAAAGGTCTCCTCTCTTCGGATCAACCGGTTCGGCTGAAGACGGCTTGTGATCAGGTTCGGGGCGACCGGATACGATACTGGCCGGATCGAAAAAAGCTGGAAGTGGAGGGACATGTCCGGATGGTGATCCTGCCCGGACCCGGTTCCGGCAAGGAGTGGCAAGGATGA